AGCGATAATCAGCAGTTTTTTCAGTTTCCTCATACCTGCATCCTCCCATCGAGAAGATCAAGTGAAGCCGCAAATGAGCCCAGAGTTCTTTCTTGCCGCATTCGGACCCCCTGAATTTTTACCGTGTTTCACAATTGAAACAAAAATAGAATCCCTGCTTGACCAACAGGTAATTAACAGTTTGAATAATCATATCTTTTACGATGGCACGGAGTATGCTTCGGTTAATTTTCACGGGAAGAATATAATTTGGAACATGATTTGAAACATAGTGACTTGGCGAATTATCCCCGGTGAAAGGAGGTTGAAAGATAATGTGATATATATTTTTTAAACACTTGGAGAGGGAACCATAAAAGAGAATACGAGGGTAAAACCATGAGTAAAGAAAAAGTAATGAAGGTAGTATCTTTATCACGTCCTCTCTTTATCGGGATAAGTATATTACTCGTAACCGGCATAAAAACAGCCAAGGCTCAAAATTGGGCTGCCCTGCCTCCGTACAATACTCTCTGGCCGTTATGGTCTCCGGCACTATCACCAACCAATGCCTCCACCGGGCTTCCCACTCCGCTGGTCACCAGTCTTACACCAGCCACCGTTTTACCAGCCCAGCCCGGCCTGACATGGGATCCCTTCCGAAGGGAACCCTGGCTGCTCTATAATACTCCCCTTGGTATGGCTTATTATGATCCTCTTACCGGAATCGATCTCTGGCCGCCGGGAATCCTGATTAACCAGATTACCGGCCTTCCTATCACTCTCACCTTGCCCGCTAATTATTCCGCTCTTCCTCCGACCCTGGTCTCCTGGCTGGCAGCCAATGTTCCGGCGGCGAACTGGTCATATCTCGTGGCCTATCCAACCTACGCAAGCAGGACTTCGACTCTTCCCCGGCCAACGCTGAGCTCGCTGCTGACTCCTACAGCTCTTCTTCTGTAAACTGGTTTTTCAGCTTTTCCCCCTTCCCCCTGTCCCTCTTCCCCTTTGGGGAGTGAGGGGCAGGAGAGGGGAGACTTTCAGACAACCTGCCAAGCCGGAGAAATACAATGAAAATTACTGGCCAGGTCAAGCCTCTCCGACGAGTATCTTATCGTTGTTCAGAGTTGCCTTTACTATGGTCAGAGGTTTTGGCGCAGGACCGGATTTTACATTTCCGTTCAGGTCATATTTTGCACCATGACATGGGCAGACGATTTCCTGACTGCTTTCATCCCACTGTACGATGCATCCCAGGTGGGTGCATACAGCCGAGAGGGCAACAAGGCCACTGGCTGTGTTAATGACAATAGTAGGAGTTTCTTTATAATTGATAATCTTGGACTTTCCCATGGTGACCTCGGCTGCACTGACTTCCACAACACTTGAATTTCGGGCTGATCTCTGGGGAGGCATCAGATATCGAATTATCGGGTAAATGAATGCCCCGGCTATAGCTCCGAAAATTCCCTTGCCCAGGATATCCAGGAATATCCTTCGAGTAATTGCAAGATAAGGTTTCTGCGTTTTTACCGGCTCAGCTTCAGCTGCTACTTCCACTTCTTCCACTTCTACTTCTACTTCCACTTCCGACTTAGCTAATTCCATAGGTATGAGTAGGCTCCAAAATGAAATATCCGTTCGAATTATTTTCCTCACTCTGTCCTCTTATCCGCTTTGAAGGTAATGGATAAGATGATGAGGGGGACGTTAAGTTATTGCAAGAGGGACAGGTTTAAATCACCTGTCCCCCTTTTACCCAACCGGGCGGATAATTATCGTATCCTGTGTACCTGTTTGTGCACACCGCGCTGTAATCTTATGGTCAGTTGGCACCTTCCCTTCGGATCTGGGAACTGCTGCGGCAGAGCCGCTTTCAGATGGAGAGCGGGGCGTTACTGCCCCCTTTTCCAAGGGGGCAGTTTGGGGAGCTTCTATCCCATCAGACACCATACTCCAATCTGTTTGCCGGTATCCCGACCGACCGCATATTTAGAGTGCTGTGTACTTTCTCAGGTACTTAGTACCGAATTCCGGTGAGGTCATTGATCCCATCTCCATTAGCATCGATAAAGTTGTCATTGATTCCGTTTCTGTCTTCATCCTGCCAGCCATATCCATGAGCATAGGACATTCCCTCAGCCGGTTTGCCCGGATCACAGATTCCGTTTCCATCGGCATCGGTAAAAATATCATTGGTTCCGTCTCCGTTCTGATCGATAAATTTGAACCGATATCCGTGGATAGCCGGCCGTCCGGTCAGGTCATTGATTCCATCACCATTCGCGTCGGCGAATTTATCGTTAATTCCATCTTCATCTTCATCCTGCCAGCCATATAAATGAGAGTAGAGTACATGATTATTCAAGTCATTGATTCCGTCTCCATTCGCGTCCTGGAAAAAGTCGTTCAGCCCGTCATTATTCTTATCGACAAATCCGAAAGTAAAACCATAGGGAGAACTTTGAGGGAGCAGGTCATTCCTCCCATCCCCGTCTGCATCGATGAAACTGTCGTTTATTCCATCTGCGTTCTCATCCTGCCATCCGTAACCGTGGGCATATGCCTGGCCGGTCAGGTCATTTTTTCCGTCGCCATCAGTATCCTGGAAAAGATCGTTTACTCCATCTCCATCCTCATCTTTCCAGGGGAAGCGGTAGCCGTCAAATCCGTCGCAGATCAACAGTCCGTCAGCATCAATGCCGCTGATCCGGCCCAAATCGAGGTCATACGGCAGGCTGAGCCGGATATCTTTTTTGGCCACCTGATTTCCATCGTAATATAAGGTCAGAGAATAATTTCCTGCCTGACAATCCAGAATCTGAAAACTGCCCTCTGCATCGGGAACTCCATATAAACCGGTATTTCCCAAAATCATGACCACCGCATACTGGCTGATCACGGCATTCATGGTCCCGCCACCCCTCCCCGCTCCCTGCCCGGCATTCTGAGGCCCCGGAGTCCCGGTGGGCGGGCCGCCGCCGGTCGTCCCACTCTGTGATCCCGTAGTATCATCCGGCGGGCCGGGAGTTCCATCCGGAGGACCATTCCCTGTGCCGGAGCCGCTTCCGCTTTGGGGCCCCCCTCCAGCACCGGGGACATCATCCGGCGGGCCGGAGGTTCCATCAGGGCCGGGATTTGTTGGCCCTTTCATCCTGACACGGGGGGAAGAGGCGGAAAAATCAATATCCAGCGTTCCTGAAACCCTTATTCCGGATAGAGGGGCTGCTTTGTTTGCAGCATAGGGGGTAATTTGCTTGTTGTCCCCCGATGAATCGCTCCTGCATCCTGAGAGGAATAAAAATGTAATGAGGGCAGCTTTCATTCCAGTAATAACCACTCCGCGGCAATCCATGCACAATCCTCCAACAAGGCAGTAGAAAAAAGATGTATACCAGTAGTAAGTGTCTCATGCTCATTCATCAACCTTCCGACCTCAATAAAGCAAGAAGAATACCAGATGAACCAGAGGATACCAGAGACCGGGTTTTGGTCTGGACTTTTCCTCCATAAATATTATGGAATATCGATTATAGTAAGACAACGCCGATAAGTTTTGATACCAGGATCGAAGTGTTAAACGTTCACTTCGCCTGTTTCAATTATGGAACATGCTCTTATCGATGTTGAGAAATAGACCAGAATTTTCCAAATATGGGACACCGCCGTGCCGAATAAAAATAAAGAAGTCAGGAGTCAGGAGTCAGGAGTCAGGAGTCAGAAGTCAGAAGCCAGGAGTGAGAAGTCAGGAGTCAGAATAAAGACAGTAGTTCAGTTATCAGCTTTTTTACTGACCACTGGCCACTAATCAAAGGAGAAAGAGGAATCAGTGCATGCACCGGATGGATTCTATAGTGACAGCCTGTGCCTGGTCGTGGATATGGCCTGTGCGGGAGTTCTGGCCTACAGCTTGAAAAAAGCCTGGAAGCGGATCAATACCAACGAAGTTTTACTGGCCAGTGCCGTAGGAGCCTTTTGCTTTGCTCTGGAGATGGCCAACTTTGAGGTTACCCGAGGCTCTTCCTGCCATTTCATGGGAGGTGTTTTTGCCTCCATTGTCCTTGGTCCCTACCTGGCTACACTGGTCATGACCCTGGCTCATCTTATCCAGGCCTTTGTTTTCCAGGATGGAGGAATTATGGCTATAGGACCCAATCTGCTGACTATTGTCCTGGTCAGCACCTTTGGGGGATACTATCTCTATGCTCAATTAAAGAATCTGGTTATCGAGCCGTATGGATGTTATATCAGCGCATTTCTTTCAGCCTGGCTCACCCTGCTGATCACCAGCCTGACGGTATGCGGAATGCTGTCGATCTGCGGAATTGAGAAATTTTCAGCCACGATCAGTCCCATGCTCGGTCCCCATGTCGAGGTGGGCATTGCCGAAGGAGTGCTGACCATCCTTCTCATGGTGGGGATTCAGGCGTTGACTTCAAGCCCCATCGAAGACCGGGAAATATCACCCGGATCAGCCCGGAAGGTTGCCTGGGCTTTGCTGGGTATGGCTTTTGTGGTCAGCCTGGCTATCTCCCCGTTTGCTTCCCGGTCTGCAGAGGGGCTGAAGATATTTGCCTTGAACCGCATTCACTTACACTCACAGAAAATCATCATCCCCTACCAGGCACCGATTCCCGATTATCATCTGCCGGGAATCGGGAACCAGAAAGTAGCCAAAATACTTGGAGGAACACTCGGTACAATTATTACCTTTTTTCTCTGTTTTTTTGGATGCTCCACAATAAAAGAACGGGTTCATATGAATGATCTGAGGAGCCATCCATGAATAATAACCTGCTTATTCGCTTTTCTCTGTGCCTCTGTGTCTCTGTGGTGTCCTTGTGGACAAGACACCCCTATAGTTCAAAAATTGATCATGGATAAGAAGCCAAAAAAAATATTAGAAAGCATCCTGCTGCCTTTCATTCTGGTGTTTCTCACGATTTTTTTGACTCATATGGGTATGCAAACCCAATTTATCGACCAGGAACTGGATAAGCTGACCAGTAACAGTATGGTAGCTCAGATGCAATTCATCAGGAATCATTTCCTGACTGACGAGGTGCGAAATCCGCTCCTGGTTCTCCAATATGTGGCTGATTCTATCTTTCCGGGCATTCTGCACGGCGCATCCGGGGATCAAAATTTTTTTTCACCCTACTTGAAGAGGCTGAGAAACGATCTGAACCTGGACCATATAGCTCTCTATGACTTGGAGGGGAAAATACTGGACCAGAAAGTATTATCTTCACATTATGAAAAAGCGGACCTGACCGAATTCCAGAATCTGATCAAACAGGGAAAGGTTACCAGGGAGATTTTTGGATTTGATAAAGCCGACCAGGGTCTGGTCTTGAAAATAATTTTTCCCGTTCACGGTTTCCAGGAGGAGACTGTGGGATACCTGTCAGCCATCCGCTCCCTGGGCAGCCATTTTTTTCAGAAAATCCAGCAGCCTTCCAATCTGGACATCCTGCTCTTCAAAGATGAGCATGCTGTTTTCAGTACCATTCCTGCCAAAACAGGTGAGCCGCTTTCTATCCCTCCCGAGATTCAAAAAAAGGTTCTCAAGGCCAATGAAGAATCACAGCAATCAGTTGAACGTATTTTTATCTTCGGCACCCAATATTATGCTGTTTCTTTTCCTTTCCAAAACCTGCGGGGGAAGACCGTAGGAACTCTCATGCTGGTAGCCGGTCTGGATGCAAAAGCGCAAAGCCTGAAAAAGATTGTCCTGTATCTCCTGTGGGCTGGCGTGATCGGGATCATCTTGCTGATATCTTTTGGATTTCTCATCAGCAAGGGGATAACTACCCCGCTTGAAAGACTCATCCAGGCCACACACCGGGTATCAGCCGGAGACCTGAATACCAGAGCCAGGATACAGTCTCACCGGGAGCTCATTACTTTGTCACAGGCATTCAATACCATGACTGAAAATTTGCAGCATACGCTGGTTTCCAAAAACTATTTCCATACTATTATTGATACCATCAATGACCTTCTGATCATTATTTCTCCTGAACAGACTATCACCTTTGTCAACCAGGCAACTCTGCGGGTGTTAGGGTACGATAGAGCGGAATTGATCGGCAAACCGATTGGTTTTCTTTTCCACAAGGATTACCCTGTGAGAGAAATGGATCTCAATGTGCTCGCTCAACAGGGAACGATCGAAGACTATTCCTGCGGCCTGGTAACGAAATCGGGTGAATCCATCCCGGTGAGCTTTTCGGGATGGCCTATGCTGGATGAACAAAAGCGGCTTTCGGAAATCGTCGGCATTGCCCGGGATATCCGGGAAAAAGCGGAGGCTGAGCGAAAGATCAAAGAGGAGCGTGATAAATTGAATACCCTGATCAATACGATCAATGATCTTATTTTTATCCGTGACTCTCAGGGGAAGGTGATCTTTATCAGCCATGCTGTGCAGGACATCCTCGGCTACTCTCCACAGGAGTTTACCAGCCTGCCCTATGAGGCGGTTCTCAGCTCGAATCCGATTAACCAGAGTTTTCTGGAATCACCTACCCGCCTGTGCACCAGGGGGGAAGATGTTGAGCCCTATTGGACTGAATTTCTGGCCCGCGATGGCAAGCGGCTTATCCTGGAGATCAATGAAGCCCCTTTACTGGGGAAAAAGGGAGAAGTCATCCAGATCATGGGCGTTGGCCGGGACATTTCAGAGAGAAAAAAATTGGAAGAGCAGTTGCGGGAGTGGCAGGAAAAACAGGCAAAAATGTCCGATGAAACCTACCGGTTCGGCAATATTATCGGCAAGAGCCGGAAGATGCAGGAAATCTATGAATTAATCAAAATAGTTTCCCAAAGTAATAGTACTGTTTTGATCCAGGGGGAAAGCGGAACCGGAAAGGAGTTAATCGCTCAGGCCATTCACTGTCAGAGCCCCCGCCGGGATCATCCCTTCATCGAGGTGACCTGTTCGGTGTTGTCTGAGCAATTGCTGGAAAGTGAGTTGTTCGGGCATGTCAAAGGCGCTTTCACCGGCGCTATCGCGGATAAGCCCGGTCGGTTCGAGCAGGCGGACGGAGGGACCATTTTTCTCGATGAGATAGGCGAGGTCAGCCTGAACGAGCAGGTTAAGTTGCTCCGTGTTGTCCAGGAGCGGGAGGTTGTGCGTGTGGGGGGAAATAAACGGATTAAAGTCAATGTCCGGATCATTGCCGCCACCAATAAAAATTTAAAAGAAGCCGTAGCTCAGGGTTCTTTCCGGGAAGATCTCTACTACCGGCTGAATGTAGTGCCGGTCCTGGTACCGCCGCTACGGGAGAGGAAAGAGGATTTACCGCTTATGGTGAATCATTTCATTCAGAAGATGAATAAGAAAATCGGCAAGGAGATTACCGGCATTTCCCAGAAGGCCCTGAACATCCTGTGGAAAGAGGACTGGCCGGGAAACGTCCGTCAGTTGGAAAACACTATCGAGTATGCTGTGGTCCGCTGCCGGGATCAGGAAATAAAGGTGAGGGATCTTCCATCGGATATCCATGGCATCCACTCAGAGGATACCACCTCGGTGCAGGATCTTCTGGCCAACGTCCAGAAATCAGCGCTGATCGATGTTCTGGAGGACTGTCAATGGAACATGACCCAGGCAGCTCAAAAATTAAACATCAGCCGGACCACGCTCTGGCGAAAGATACGCAAGTACGATGTGGCCAAACCCGATAACCTTGGGTCCGCTCTCAGTTAGAGGCACAAAGCTCTGTGCCTCAATAGTTACCTCCCCGATTTGGCATTGGTTTTGCACAATAATCTCGTACAGGCGATACTATAGTTGTTCAGAACGACCCAGCTCAAAAATTGACCTTAACCCTTCAACCCAATCAGCGAAAAGGAGTCAACAAGATGTAAGAATGGGCTTTCCTGTTTCCTGAAGCCTTCAAATTGCTCATTTTGTTTACCACGACCTTTCCGGTCATCGGAGGTTTAAGCTGTTCACTGACAATTTCCGGAGGGAGATGCCAATGCACGAGAGAAAGCTCCTGTTTGCTGCTTTGTTTGTTACCATGGTTTCATTCTGTGCTCTATGGGGATGCGGAGGGGGAAGCTCTTCATCAACCACTGACTCAGGATCGAATAGCCAGCATGAGGATGCCTATACAGGCTATGTTTATGCCCCTGTTTCATCAGGTCAATCACTGTTCAGGCTCTATAATCTTACCGATACCAGTACGGAAGAGGGAGTATTGGTTCTGGACAGTCCTGCTCAGGCCCCGGCTGGATACGAACCGTTAGTAGGCTGCAAGGTTGTTCTTCCCGATGGCACTGAAGCCACGACGGATGCCTATGGCCGGTTCGGGTTTGCCCGAATACCCTTTACCAGCTCCGACAGGGGGATGCCCCTGATAATAGATCCGCAGGGTTCAAATCACCCCCGTCTGGCGCAGGTAATTGTCCCGCTCGTTGTTCCCCGCCGGGGAACTGCTGCTGACCTTGTGGACAGCGAGGACCTTCGGCTGGTGGTCAGGCCTGCTTCGCTGCTGTTATCCAAGGGATCGAGGTTTCTCTATCATGCTTTTTGGGTTGACGACAGCCAGGGGGCCGTATATCAGGTTCTTCCGGATGATGTCACCTGGTCAGTCGGCGGCGAGGGGGGAAGAATTATCGGCACTATTTCCTCCGGCGGGCTTTTCCTGGCTACCGGCCTTGGCAAAGGGCAGGTTGTGGCTACAGCAAGGGTCAATTCCCGGCAGATGACAGCCTCCAGTGAGATAGAAGTTATCGACAGGCTGCAGGTATCCCGGATATACGGCCTGGTTACCGATGCCTTTCAAAATCCTGTCGAGGGAGTAATCATCTTTGTGGCCGGGTTTGAAAACGGTGTGGTTACCGGATGTCAGGGCGATTATCTCATTCCCCGTGTTCCCACCGGCGAGAGTCTGACCCTGACCTTTATCTACCGGGGTATCGTGGTCAGGACCCTGAAGGACGTTGTGTTAGAGCATGGAGAGGCAAAGGAAATCAATGTGAGCCTCGATACTTTCCATGAAACCGGCAGGCTTTTCTTCCGTGGGGGCCAGGTAATCCTGTCGGTCGAAGGATTGGCGGGACCGCTTTCAACCGATGAATTTCCGCAAACCAAAGAATACGAACTGCTGGGGGTAGCTGAAGTCTATCCGGATATCTATCAGCAGCTTCAGCAGGACCCGTCCGTGGGTATCCCGGCTATAGTGGAAGGAACCCCGAACTATTCTTCATCGCAGGTCGGCAGCCTCCTTCCCCAGGTGCACCTCACTTCTCTCCAGGTTCTGGCCATAGAGCAGAATGCTCCTGTGGAGACCCTGCAAGGGGAAATCTCCTGGCAGAATGGAGAGGCGTATTTCCGGGGAACAGGCAGAGGCCAGAACTCAGGCTCCGGTCAACTGAAAGTAGACGGCCTCGGGGTCTTTTCCCGGATCCAGGCCAAAATACAGAACTCTCCCGGCACCTGGTTTGCTGTCAAAGTCATTGGCCGGATTGACCGCCTGAGCCGGATTATTACCCTCCTTAATATCAGCATGGTCGAAAAGTTTTTCCAGGAAGAGGGGGAAATATACTATAATCCGGATATTTCACCGCAAGGGGCCATTCTGATGGAACCTGCTGCCGCAGGCTCCGGTCAGACAGAGGGACAACAGCCTTACCTTCTCCTCAATGTCAGGGCAGTCTCACCGGAGATTTGTGACCTGCTGACATCTTTTCCGAACAAGCGCTTTTCCGGCCAGGTTTCCGGCTTTGAGCTCGATGAGTCCGGCTCTGATTTCCTGCCGGTCAGCGTGTCCCGTATCCAATTGTTTTCAGAGGCAGGTTATCTGCTGCACAAGCGGGGGAAGATATGGTCTGATACCACGGGTCAGATCCGGTTCTCTCCATCCCTTTCGCTGGGGGCTGGTGAAGAAGTGTACATCCTGAACGGGGTTTCGGAGTTTGATGAAATTCAGGCTACCCTGGAGCAATTTCCCGGCAGAGTATATCTTTGCTACCTGTCCGGAGAGATCAGCCAGGGAGGTGATGAAATCACCGTCTCACAACTGGAGCTGCTTGGCCCGGATGAAGAGCCGCAAGGGGACGGAGCGGGACTGCGGGGTGATGGAATTGCCTATTACAAAATCGATAACGGCGCGGTCCAGGGCTACCGGTATCTGTACCAGAAGATCATGTCGAATGGGTACATTGACGGTAATCTGTATGAGTTGAGCAACATTCGGCCAGGCAGCGAAATCGCCGATACCTTGAAGGCACAACCGGGGCAGATTTTCCAGGTCACCCTGAATTATTCTGATATCCCAAATAACGGGCAGCAGAATAACGTCCGACCGGGTCCAACCCGGCTGATCGTCAACAAGATAGATATTGTGAAAAATGGAGATCCGCTGTTTCAGGTTTCCGGAGAGCTGATTTATCACTCCTGGGAAAACATTCTGGAGATGGTGGCTACCTCCCCCGCTTTCCCGGCGGGAAGCCGGCAAAGCTTCATCCTTGACAAGGTGCCGAACGGTATTTTAAGTGACCTCATGAGTCATCCGGACCGCTTTATCTCGGTTACCGGCATCATCCAGGTATTCCAGCAGGGACAGCGCTCCATCCGTGATCCCCTGAAAGCCAAGGCCCTCAATCTGGAGATTGAGGAAGACCTGGATTAGATAATTTTTCACCAGACATTGATTAATGCTGGTCCTTCCCTTCCTCTCCCTCCCCGAAATGCGGGGAGGGGGCAGGCAGGGGGGACCCTGATTTTTATGCTGATGCGATTCCTCTCTTGTTTGGAATCAATATCGGCTTATTGAGCATCCTCTTTTGTCCTCTCCTGTTATCCAATTCAACAGCCTGGACAAATCGCTTTTGAAAATCCGGTATGGCGGCTATCACCCTGACCCAGGCTGACAGCATGGGAATGCCCGCAGGATCTTCAGTGAATTCATGTATGCCCTTCTTGAGAGCCTCAAGGAACAGCTCGGTAGTCACAATTTCCTCATGACGGTCATATTTCAGCCCATTGAGCATGGCCAGGGCATTGAATTTTTCTATGGCGGCACGCGATTCCTGAATATAGGTCATAAGGAGGGTTCGAAAAAATGAATCTGCCATGACAATACCATCCTGGCTGAGCACTCTGAAAAGGGTCTGGGTAATCTCATTGGCCATTCGGATAAGTCCGGTGTGCTGCTCCTCTTTGCTGACTTCCTGATGTTTATGGTCATAAGTTTGTACCAGGTCAACCTGGGCAACCCGATTGGTGGATGTTTTGGTATAGACTTCACTGAGCATGGAAATTTCGAGGCCCCAGGTCGGCGATATGCGAATGCTGCGGGCGAGACTTGCCAAAAAGGCGAACTCCCCGGAAAGAGGGTAGCGGAAACTATCGAGGTATTCGAGAAAGGAATTGTATTTTAAAATTTTTTTCAGTGACCGTATGAGAGGGGTATAAAAAAGCCGGGTTACTCTTCCGTAAAATTTATCATGAGCCCGTGCGTAATAGCCTTTGCTGAACTCGTAGTCCAGGGCGGGGTGGATGATCGGGTAAAGAAGCCGTGCCAGAAGCTCTCTTCTATAGTTGAGAATATCGGTATCGTGCAATCCTATGGCATAG
This portion of the bacterium genome encodes:
- a CDS encoding sigma 54-interacting transcriptional regulator, translated to MDKKPKKILESILLPFILVFLTIFLTHMGMQTQFIDQELDKLTSNSMVAQMQFIRNHFLTDEVRNPLLVLQYVADSIFPGILHGASGDQNFFSPYLKRLRNDLNLDHIALYDLEGKILDQKVLSSHYEKADLTEFQNLIKQGKVTREIFGFDKADQGLVLKIIFPVHGFQEETVGYLSAIRSLGSHFFQKIQQPSNLDILLFKDEHAVFSTIPAKTGEPLSIPPEIQKKVLKANEESQQSVERIFIFGTQYYAVSFPFQNLRGKTVGTLMLVAGLDAKAQSLKKIVLYLLWAGVIGIILLISFGFLISKGITTPLERLIQATHRVSAGDLNTRARIQSHRELITLSQAFNTMTENLQHTLVSKNYFHTIIDTINDLLIIISPEQTITFVNQATLRVLGYDRAELIGKPIGFLFHKDYPVREMDLNVLAQQGTIEDYSCGLVTKSGESIPVSFSGWPMLDEQKRLSEIVGIARDIREKAEAERKIKEERDKLNTLINTINDLIFIRDSQGKVIFISHAVQDILGYSPQEFTSLPYEAVLSSNPINQSFLESPTRLCTRGEDVEPYWTEFLARDGKRLILEINEAPLLGKKGEVIQIMGVGRDISERKKLEEQLREWQEKQAKMSDETYRFGNIIGKSRKMQEIYELIKIVSQSNSTVLIQGESGTGKELIAQAIHCQSPRRDHPFIEVTCSVLSEQLLESELFGHVKGAFTGAIADKPGRFEQADGGTIFLDEIGEVSLNEQVKLLRVVQEREVVRVGGNKRIKVNVRIIAATNKNLKEAVAQGSFREDLYYRLNVVPVLVPPLRERKEDLPLMVNHFIQKMNKKIGKEITGISQKALNILWKEDWPGNVRQLENTIEYAVVRCRDQEIKVRDLPSDIHGIHSEDTTSVQDLLANVQKSALIDVLEDCQWNMTQAAQKLNISRTTLWRKIRKYDVAKPDNLGSALS
- a CDS encoding glycosyl transferase, with protein sequence MSDYFQNGSIATLQDITRRPVEEIEDELRQFSQKRAMVLLLPALYSEFEGPAMPGIIAELKQVDYLSQIVLSLDRAGEDEFKRVKEIMSELPTTVKVIWHDGPRMQSLYEELRHADFRIENPGKGRSVWMTLGYILADREVYAIGLHDTDILNYRRELLARLLYPIIHPALDYEFSKGYYARAHDKFYGRVTRLFYTPLIRSLKKILKYNSFLEYLDSFRYPLSGEFAFLASLARSIRISPTWGLEISMLSEVYTKTSTNRVAQVDLVQTYDHKHQEVSKEEQHTGLIRMANEITQTLFRVLSQDGIVMADSFFRTLLMTYIQESRAAIEKFNALAMLNGLKYDRHEEIVTTELFLEALKKGIHEFTEDPAGIPMLSAWVRVIAAIPDFQKRFVQAVELDNRRGQKRMLNKPILIPNKRGIASA
- a CDS encoding Rieske 2Fe-2S domain-containing protein, translated to MELAKSEVEVEVEVEEVEVAAEAEPVKTQKPYLAITRRIFLDILGKGIFGAIAGAFIYPIIRYLMPPQRSARNSSVVEVSAAEVTMGKSKIINYKETPTIVINTASGLVALSAVCTHLGCIVQWDESSQEIVCPCHGAKYDLNGNVKSGPAPKPLTIVKATLNNDKILVGEA
- a CDS encoding carboxypeptidase-like regulatory domain-containing protein, coding for MHERKLLFAALFVTMVSFCALWGCGGGSSSSTTDSGSNSQHEDAYTGYVYAPVSSGQSLFRLYNLTDTSTEEGVLVLDSPAQAPAGYEPLVGCKVVLPDGTEATTDAYGRFGFARIPFTSSDRGMPLIIDPQGSNHPRLAQVIVPLVVPRRGTAADLVDSEDLRLVVRPASLLLSKGSRFLYHAFWVDDSQGAVYQVLPDDVTWSVGGEGGRIIGTISSGGLFLATGLGKGQVVATARVNSRQMTASSEIEVIDRLQVSRIYGLVTDAFQNPVEGVIIFVAGFENGVVTGCQGDYLIPRVPTGESLTLTFIYRGIVVRTLKDVVLEHGEAKEINVSLDTFHETGRLFFRGGQVILSVEGLAGPLSTDEFPQTKEYELLGVAEVYPDIYQQLQQDPSVGIPAIVEGTPNYSSSQVGSLLPQVHLTSLQVLAIEQNAPVETLQGEISWQNGEAYFRGTGRGQNSGSGQLKVDGLGVFSRIQAKIQNSPGTWFAVKVIGRIDRLSRIITLLNISMVEKFFQEEGEIYYNPDISPQGAILMEPAAAGSGQTEGQQPYLLLNVRAVSPEICDLLTSFPNKRFSGQVSGFELDESGSDFLPVSVSRIQLFSEAGYLLHKRGKIWSDTTGQIRFSPSLSLGAGEEVYILNGVSEFDEIQATLEQFPGRVYLCYLSGEISQGGDEITVSQLELLGPDEEPQGDGAGLRGDGIAYYKIDNGAVQGYRYLYQKIMSNGYIDGNLYELSNIRPGSEIADTLKAQPGQIFQVTLNYSDIPNNGQQNNVRPGPTRLIVNKIDIVKNGDPLFQVSGELIYHSWENILEMVATSPAFPAGSRQSFILDKVPNGILSDLMSHPDRFISVTGIIQVFQQGQRSIRDPLKAKALNLEIEEDLD
- a CDS encoding energy-coupling factor ABC transporter permease, with the protein product MHAPDGFYSDSLCLVVDMACAGVLAYSLKKAWKRINTNEVLLASAVGAFCFALEMANFEVTRGSSCHFMGGVFASIVLGPYLATLVMTLAHLIQAFVFQDGGIMAIGPNLLTIVLVSTFGGYYLYAQLKNLVIEPYGCYISAFLSAWLTLLITSLTVCGMLSICGIEKFSATISPMLGPHVEVGIAEGVLTILLMVGIQALTSSPIEDREISPGSARKVAWALLGMAFVVSLAISPFASRSAEGLKIFALNRIHLHSQKIIIPYQAPIPDYHLPGIGNQKVAKILGGTLGTIITFFLCFFGCSTIKERVHMNDLRSHP